One segment of Ureibacillus thermophilus DNA contains the following:
- the merR gene encoding Hg(II)-responsive transcriptional regulator — protein MKYRIGELADKCNVNKETIRYYERKGLIKETSRTDSGYRMYSEETVKRIGFIKRMQELGFSLSEIHKLLGVVDKDEVRCADMYSFVSQKIGEVQQRIKDLKRIENMLNNLKESCPNEEQLHECPIIESLIDD, from the coding sequence ATGAAATATCGTATTGGTGAACTGGCTGACAAATGTAACGTTAATAAAGAAACCATTAGATATTACGAGAGAAAAGGCTTAATCAAAGAAACTTCACGAACAGATTCAGGGTATCGAATGTACTCGGAAGAGACTGTGAAGCGCATTGGTTTTATTAAACGTATGCAGGAACTAGGGTTTTCTCTAAGTGAAATTCATAAATTACTTGGTGTTGTTGATAAGGATGAGGTTCGATGTGCGGATATGTATAGCTTTGTTTCTCAAAAAATAGGTGAGGTTCAACAACGAATTAAAGATTTAAAGCGTATCGAAAATATGTTGAATAATTTAAAAGAAAGCTGTCCGAATGAAGAGCAACTACATGAATGTCCAATTATTGAATCTCTGATTGATGATTAA
- the copZ gene encoding copper chaperone CopZ encodes MTITLHVQGMTCGHCKAAVTNALKELDGVKRVEVHLQEGTVDVDYDETKVNVEKLKEAIEEQGYDVK; translated from the coding sequence ATGACTATTACATTACATGTACAAGGCATGACTTGCGGACACTGCAAAGCGGCAGTGACGAATGCCCTTAAAGAACTGGATGGGGTAAAACGTGTAGAAGTGCATCTGCAGGAAGGTACTGTCGATGTAGATTATGATGAAACAAAAGTAAATGTAGAAAAACTTAAAGAAGCGATTGAAGAGCAAGGATACGATGTCAAGTAA
- the merA gene encoding mercury(II) reductase codes for MRKYRLQVEGMTCTGCERHVETALNSIGAKNVDVNFRRGEAVFELPEHIGIEKAKEAVNKVNYKAGEAEVIHQQKSSVVGDDEGDYDYDFIVIGSGGGAFSAAIKAVEYGAKVAMIERGTIGGTCVNIGCVPSKTLLRSGEINHLAKNNPFLGLNTSAGSVDLKKLMEQKDELVRELRQQKYVDLIDEYGFELIQGEAKFVNEKTIEVNGNKRTAKRFLIATGASPLIPNIPGLKDVDYLTSTSLLELKELPKSLAVIGSGYIGLELGQLFHHLGVEVTLMQRSQRILKEYDPEISEAVEKALTEQGIHVITGATFERVEQNGDMKQIHVTVHGEKKIIEAEQLLVATGRKPNTEALNLQAANVEVGSRGEVKVDDYLRTSNPRIYAAGDVTMGPQFVYVAAYQGGIAADNAIGGLERKVNLDTVLAVIFTSPSIATVGLTEEQAKERGYEVRTSVLPLDAVPRALVNRETTGVFKLVADAKTLKVLGVHIVAENAGDVIYAATLAVKFGLTVEDLRECLAPYLTMAEGLKLVALTFDKDVKKLSCCAS; via the coding sequence ATTCGTAAATATCGTTTACAAGTGGAAGGTATGACATGTACTGGGTGTGAAAGGCACGTTGAAACAGCTCTAAACAGCATAGGAGCTAAAAATGTAGATGTAAATTTTCGCCGTGGAGAAGCTGTTTTCGAATTGCCAGAACATATAGGTATCGAGAAAGCCAAAGAAGCTGTGAATAAGGTTAATTATAAGGCAGGTGAAGCTGAAGTTATTCATCAACAAAAAAGCTCCGTTGTTGGTGATGATGAAGGTGATTATGATTATGACTTTATTGTCATTGGTTCTGGGGGAGGAGCTTTTTCTGCTGCTATTAAAGCAGTGGAATATGGGGCAAAAGTGGCGATGATTGAGCGTGGTACCATCGGTGGGACTTGTGTAAATATTGGATGTGTTCCATCAAAAACATTGCTACGTTCTGGAGAAATCAATCATTTAGCAAAAAACAATCCATTCCTTGGTTTAAATACTTCAGCTGGTTCGGTAGATTTGAAAAAACTAATGGAACAAAAAGATGAACTGGTGAGAGAATTACGTCAGCAAAAGTATGTTGATTTAATTGATGAATATGGGTTTGAACTAATACAGGGAGAAGCAAAATTTGTCAATGAAAAAACAATAGAAGTAAACGGGAATAAAAGAACAGCTAAACGCTTTTTAATCGCAACAGGAGCTTCCCCATTGATTCCTAATATTCCGGGATTAAAAGATGTTGACTACTTAACAAGCACTTCTTTGTTAGAGCTTAAAGAACTGCCAAAAAGTCTTGCTGTTATTGGTTCAGGATACATCGGATTGGAGTTAGGTCAGCTTTTTCACCATTTAGGAGTGGAAGTAACGTTAATGCAGCGTAGCCAAAGAATTCTTAAAGAATATGATCCTGAAATTTCAGAAGCTGTAGAAAAAGCATTAACAGAACAAGGCATTCATGTTATTACCGGTGCTACATTTGAGCGTGTAGAACAGAATGGAGATATGAAACAAATTCATGTTACTGTTCATGGTGAAAAGAAAATCATTGAAGCTGAGCAGCTACTTGTAGCTACGGGGCGCAAGCCAAATACGGAAGCACTAAATCTTCAAGCTGCAAACGTAGAAGTGGGTTCTCGCGGTGAAGTTAAAGTTGATGACTATTTACGAACCTCCAATCCTAGAATTTATGCTGCCGGAGATGTAACAATGGGACCGCAATTTGTTTATGTTGCTGCATACCAAGGTGGAATTGCTGCCGATAATGCAATCGGTGGCTTGGAGAGAAAAGTAAATCTTGATACTGTTCTGGCTGTTATATTTACTAGTCCATCGATTGCTACGGTAGGATTAACTGAGGAGCAAGCTAAAGAAAGAGGATACGAGGTGAGAACTTCTGTTTTACCACTTGATGCAGTTCCAAGAGCGCTTGTGAATCGCGAAACGACAGGTGTATTTAAACTTGTTGCTGATGCAAAAACATTAAAAGTGCTAGGTGTTCATATTGTTGCCGAAAATGCTGGTGATGTGATTTATGCAGCCACATTAGCTGTAAAATTTGGTCTAACGGTGGAAGATTTGCGGGAATGCCTTGCACCATATTTAACGATGGCAGAGGGATTGAAATTAGTTGCCTTAACATTTGATAAAGATGTTAAAAAATTATCTTGTTGTGCTAGTTAA
- a CDS encoding metal-sensing transcriptional repressor — MNQYEDDNINAKMVPRTEEEIESIVKRLKRIEGQVRGVQKMVEDNRYCIDILVQISAITAALNKVGLNLLERHVGHCVSKAIREGSGEESIRELMDVIKQFSK, encoded by the coding sequence ATGAATCAATATGAAGATGACAATATAAATGCCAAAATGGTTCCGCGAACCGAAGAAGAGATCGAAAGCATCGTCAAGCGCTTGAAGCGCATTGAAGGACAAGTGCGCGGTGTGCAAAAAATGGTGGAGGACAATCGTTATTGTATTGATATTTTAGTGCAAATTTCAGCGATCACGGCAGCGTTAAATAAAGTAGGATTGAACTTGCTAGAACGTCATGTTGGCCATTGTGTGTCGAAAGCGATTCGCGAAGGAAGCGGAGAAGAATCCATTCGCGAATTAATGGATGTCATTAAACAGTTCTCAAAGTGA
- a CDS encoding heavy metal translocating P-type ATPase, with protein MSEQKHVTLRVTGMTCAACANRIEKVLNKMDGVEANVNLAMEKATIKYDPSKQTIADIETKIENLGYGVATEKVTLDIEGMTCAACATRIEKGLNRMEGVTSAAVNLATNSAVVEYNEGIASVEDILEKIKKLGYKGQIRNEEQEQAGRKEELLKQKQRQLAISIILSLPLLYTMIAHMPFDIGLPMPHLLMNPWFQLLLATPVQFYIGGPFYVGAYRALRNKSANMDVLVALGTSAAYFYSLYEAFKTLENPEYMPRLYFETSAVLITLVLVGKYFESVAKGRTTEAISKLLSLQAKEALVIRDGEEIKVPLEEVVIGDTILVKPGEKIPVDGTVIAGVSSVDESMITGESIPVDKKEGDSVIGATINKNGVLTIRAEKVGKDTALANIIKIVEEAQGSKAPIQRMADIISGIFVPIVVGIAVVAFIIWYIFVAPGDLPKALEVAIAVLVIACPCALGLATPTSIMVGTGKGAEKGILFKGGEYLEGTHKVNAVLLDKTGTVTKGKPEVTDVLKFREDMLDYAVSAESASEHPLAHAIVEYGKKQAILVKPLEHFSAITGHGIEAVIDGKNVLVGTRKLMKERSVELSMHEDKMAELEKQGKTAMLVAIDGQLAGIIAVADTVKESSKEAIQTLKQMGIEVYMVTGDNKRTAEAIAKQVNVDRVYAEVLPEEKANIVEELQKQGKRVAMVGDGINDAPALAKADIGMAIGTGADVAIETADVTLVGGDLAHIPKAIELSRKTMKNIRQNLFWALFYNTIGIPVAAAGLLEPWVAGAAMAFSSVSVVTNALRLKRVKI; from the coding sequence ATGAGTGAACAAAAGCATGTCACACTTAGAGTGACCGGCATGACATGTGCCGCGTGTGCCAATCGGATTGAGAAAGTATTAAATAAGATGGATGGAGTAGAAGCCAATGTCAATTTGGCAATGGAAAAAGCAACGATTAAATATGATCCATCGAAGCAAACGATCGCCGATATCGAAACGAAAATTGAGAATTTGGGGTATGGCGTTGCGACTGAAAAGGTGACGCTGGATATTGAGGGGATGACATGTGCGGCATGTGCGACACGGATTGAAAAAGGGTTAAATCGTATGGAAGGTGTTACGAGCGCTGCTGTAAACTTGGCGACAAACAGTGCCGTTGTAGAATACAATGAAGGCATTGCATCTGTCGAAGACATTTTAGAGAAAATCAAAAAGCTTGGGTACAAGGGGCAGATCCGAAACGAAGAACAAGAGCAGGCAGGCCGGAAAGAAGAACTGCTTAAGCAAAAACAACGGCAACTCGCCATTTCCATCATTTTATCACTGCCTTTGCTTTATACGATGATTGCTCATATGCCGTTTGATATAGGCTTACCGATGCCGCACCTATTGATGAATCCGTGGTTCCAGCTTCTTTTGGCTACACCCGTTCAGTTCTACATCGGCGGTCCCTTCTATGTAGGGGCGTACCGGGCATTACGAAACAAGAGTGCGAACATGGATGTACTAGTGGCGCTTGGAACATCGGCAGCTTACTTTTACAGCTTGTACGAAGCTTTCAAAACATTAGAAAATCCCGAATATATGCCAAGATTGTATTTTGAAACGAGTGCTGTGCTGATTACGCTTGTACTTGTCGGAAAATACTTTGAATCAGTAGCGAAAGGAAGAACAACAGAAGCCATCTCTAAACTGTTGAGCCTGCAGGCAAAAGAAGCTCTTGTCATCCGCGATGGGGAAGAAATAAAAGTTCCGCTCGAGGAAGTAGTGATTGGTGATACCATTCTCGTCAAGCCAGGAGAAAAAATCCCGGTAGACGGAACGGTCATCGCCGGAGTATCCTCCGTGGATGAATCAATGATTACCGGTGAATCCATTCCGGTTGATAAGAAGGAAGGCGATTCTGTCATCGGAGCAACCATTAATAAAAATGGTGTACTCACCATTCGGGCAGAAAAGGTAGGGAAAGATACCGCACTTGCCAATATCATTAAAATCGTAGAAGAGGCTCAAGGCTCGAAAGCGCCGATTCAGCGTATGGCTGATATCATTTCGGGTATTTTCGTACCGATTGTCGTAGGCATTGCTGTTGTTGCGTTCATCATATGGTACATCTTTGTTGCTCCGGGGGACTTGCCAAAGGCGCTTGAGGTGGCTATCGCGGTTCTCGTCATTGCATGTCCTTGCGCGCTCGGTCTGGCGACACCGACATCGATTATGGTCGGTACAGGCAAAGGGGCAGAAAAAGGGATCCTCTTTAAAGGAGGTGAGTACCTGGAGGGAACACATAAAGTTAATGCCGTGCTTCTGGATAAAACAGGAACAGTGACAAAAGGAAAACCGGAAGTAACAGATGTGCTTAAGTTCCGAGAAGACATGCTCGATTATGCCGTTTCCGCCGAGAGTGCTTCGGAACATCCGCTGGCTCATGCGATTGTCGAATATGGAAAGAAACAAGCGATTTTGGTTAAGCCGTTGGAGCATTTCTCCGCCATTACTGGTCACGGAATTGAAGCAGTCATTGATGGCAAAAATGTCCTTGTTGGAACACGAAAGCTGATGAAGGAACGCTCTGTAGAGCTTTCCATGCATGAAGATAAAATGGCAGAGCTTGAAAAGCAGGGGAAAACCGCTATGCTTGTTGCCATTGATGGGCAGCTTGCCGGCATCATTGCTGTCGCTGATACGGTAAAAGAAAGCTCAAAAGAAGCGATTCAAACATTAAAACAAATGGGCATCGAAGTGTACATGGTAACGGGAGACAACAAACGGACAGCAGAAGCCATTGCTAAGCAAGTGAATGTAGATCGCGTCTATGCAGAAGTGCTTCCTGAAGAAAAAGCGAATATTGTCGAAGAGCTGCAAAAACAAGGGAAGCGGGTGGCGATGGTCGGTGATGGAATTAATGACGCTCCGGCTTTGGCAAAAGCGGATATTGGTATGGCCATCGGCACAGGAGCGGATGTTGCTATCGAAACGGCCGATGTTACCTTGGTCGGTGGAGATTTAGCCCATATCCCGAAAGCGATTGAGTTAAGCCGCAAAACAATGAAAAACATTCGGCAAAACCTGTTCTGGGCTTTGTTCTATAATACGATTGGTATTCCGGTAGCCGCCGCTGGATTATTGGAACCTTGGGTTGCCGGAGCGGCCATGGCATTCAGTTCCGTATCAGTTGTGACAAACGCGCTTCGTTTGAAACGCGTGAAAATATAA